Genomic DNA from Salinibacter pepae:
ATTCTTTCAATCTTCGTATTACCTGATTAGGAAGACTTCTGTTCACGCAATCGTCGAATATATCGTGTAGTATATCTTTCAAAATTAATAAAACAATTCTATCTCTTACTGTCGGTATAGATATCACACGTGGTTTTTTATTGCGTCCTCTCGATTTCAGAACCTCCCTGTACGGTGTGAATGTATAAGTTCCGTCCCTACACTTGCGTCTTATTATTTGAAATTGTTCAGCTTTCTGCTCTTCAAATCGACTTGGACTCACGCCATCCATACCAGCTCCCCCTCTCCCGGCGATTTCCTCTTCGTATACCGCTCTCAGATTGTCGAGGCTGAAACGGGTATCGAATACTTCGTCTTCCATCCCTTGGAAAATCAGTTTATCGATATTTTACCAACTGGGTATCCCATCTTCGACCCCTCCGCTCAGAACGCCAGATTCACCATATTCGTGAAAAGCAACCTGCCTTGAGCGGCTGCAATCGGCAGCGGTGTCGAAGGTATGGGGTATCCTTTTTGTGCAGTTCTGCACATCTCAATGCTGAATGTCGGAATGGCATTGAATCCCCCACAGAACGCCGGTTAAAGGCGCTCAAGCGCGACTCAGTGGGTGCCAACTAGGACATTTAGAGTAACGACAATGCCGACACGAGGATATTCTAACTCCGTTATGTCTGCTGTCTTTCTATCAGTCCTTCATGCCGACTGATGTTTGCCCTCTCGCATCACTGCCGCCACTCAGAGACCTCGTGTCATGTTCCTAGCGAGATGAGCGACGATTCGCGATTCCGCACTGCAACGACGCGGCAATCCGCAGCGAGAAGCGTCGGGGCCGCCCCGCGTCGGGCGTACCTTCTCCTCAAAATGCCAGATCTCATCCAGTGCCCCGTTCGGGGGACGGGAGTGAAGCGAGGAGACGAGCGGACAGCAGTTCGCAGTGGGAATCGGTGGTTGTAACATATTGTCAGCATCTGGCGTTATATGCCGACGTTACGCCACAAAGTTTGATGGTCTCCCTTCGTAGGGGATCAAGACCAAAATCTGTAGCGGAGCCCGCCGCCGAAATTGTCTCCGACGGATCTCATGCCCGACACGAACACGGATCGGCTTCTTTCGCTGGCCGACAAGCGGGGAATTCTCCGCACTCGTGAGGTGGAAGACGAGGGCATTCCCCGGCAGTCCCTCTCCCGCTTCGTCGACCGCGGCGACCTCGTGCGGATCGGTCGCGGTCTCTACCGGCGCCCCGACCATGAGGTGACCGCGCATCACTCCCTGGCCGTCGCCGCCAAGCGGGTGCCAAAGGGCACCGTGTGTCTCCTCTCGGCCCTCCAGTTCCACGGCCTGACGACCCAGAACCCGCTCGACGTGTGGCTCGCCATCGGCCACAAGGACCGAGAGCCGTCGGTCGACGCCGTGTCACTTCGCATCGTCCGCATGTCCGGCGAGGCCCGCACCAAAGGCGTTGAGACCCACGAGATTGAGGGCGTGTCCGTCCCCATCTACGAGCCCGCAAAGACTGTTGCGGATTGCTTCAAGTACCGCAGCTGCATGGGGCTCGACGTGGCGCTGGAGGCCCTTCGCGACTTTCACGATCAGGGCGGATCGATCGACGTCCTCTGGCACTACGCTGACCTCTGCCGCGTGCAAACAGTCATTCGTTCCTACATGGAGGCCGTCACCTCATGAGCCGCACCAGCGTCGTCGATTCGGTTCGAGACCGCCTGCTCAGCCGGAAGTGGAAGAATTGCTTTCTTCAGAGGTCGCGCTCTGCGATGAGGCAACTGCCCGTTTGCAACCAGAGACGTTCATTTTTCGCTAGATCGAAAAACGAACCAAAAAGATCACGGCTGTGAAGAAAATGCCTGACGCTGCTCCGGCTGCGCTGAAATTCTTCAAACTCCCTCGCACTCTAAAAGCACTCGGTCGCGTTGCTCCCAGCACTTCGCTCGGTCAGGCAGTGAAGAATTTCCGAGCGCTCCGCCTTCGCAGTTGTCCGGGCGGCATTTTCTTCAAGGCCGGAGGAGTAGGGTGCTACCTGGCTGGCGGAAGTTTCGAATTCCATTGTCGCTGAGGGAAATGGAATTCAATCAAGGGGATTGATTCAGCAGTGCACGCGACGATTCGCCACACAGCGCTGAGCCGAGGCGGCGATCCGCAGCGAGCAAGGGACCACAGCGGAGCGTTTACGGTAAAAAGAACCCGATTTTTACCGTAATAGATTCGGTAACGGAAAGTAGTTACCGTAAGAGGGTCTGCGAGAGTAGATTCAGCCTCGTTCTTTCCGCCCGGTGCCCATGACTGAGTCTCGGCCCCCGACCGACACCGTATCTCTCGACGAGTACGAGTCGGGGCGGTACGTCTTGCAGGGGAGCTACGAGGCGTTTATTCCGTCGTCCGTCAATCACGGCTGGGCGTGGGACGATCCGCGCATCAACACGCTGCTGGAAGAGGCCACGCGGGCGCTCGGCGAGCTGAATGCCTTCTCGCGCATCGTCCCCGACGTCGATCTCTTCATCCGGCTCCATGTGGTCAAGGAGGCCACCGACTCCAGCCGCATCGAGGGGACACGCACCGAGGTGGAGGAGGCGATCCGTCCGGAAGAGGAGGTCGATCCGGACCGGCGGGACGACTGGCGGGAGGTTCAGAACTACGTACAGGCCCTGCGGGAGGCCATCGACGCGCTGGATACGCTTCCCCTCTCCACCCGTCTTCTCAAGCAGACGCACCGGACGCTGATGCAGGGCGTGCGCGGCCAGAACCGGCAGCCGGGCGCGTACCGGCGGAGCCAGAACTGGATCGGGGCCAGCCTGGACGACGCAGTCTACGTCCCCCCTCCACACCACGAGATCGATCGGCTGATGAGCGATCTGGAGATGTTCTGGCACAACGAGTCGGTTCAGGTGCCCCGCCTGATCCGCATCGCGATCAGCCACTACCAGTTCGAGACGATTCACCCGTTTCTGGACGGCAACGGCCGGATTGGGCGACTGCTCATCCCCCTGTACCTCATCCGCCACGGGCTGCTCAACAAGCCGTCGCTCTACCTGTCAAGCTACATCGAGCGACACAGGGCCGCCTACTACGACGCGCTGATGACCGTCCGCGCCTCGGATGATCTGGGGCACTGGATCCGCTTCTTCCTCGTGGCGGTCCGCGAGACGGCGCGGCAGGGGTGCGACACGTTCGAGGACCTCCTCTCCCTCCGCGAGCGAGTGGAGGAGCAGATCACGACGCTGGGCCGCAAAGCCGCGAACGCGCGGACCCTGCTCACGCGGCTGTACCAGGAGCCCTACGTCCGATCGGCCAAAAACGTCGCTGAGCACCTGGACGTGACCCCCAAGACCGCCCGGAGCCTCCTCCAGGACCTTGAAGACCTCGGCATCCTGGAGGAGACGACCGGCAAGCAGCGCAACCGCCGCTACGTCTTCGCCGAGTACGTCGCTCTTTTTCAGCGATAGGACAGTCCCTTGGCCTAGCCGGCGGCACGAGTAACGATTCGCCCCGCAGCGCTGCGAAGAGACAGCAATCTGCAGCGAGGAGCGTCGCGTCTGCCACACACCGGGCGTGTGTCTGATGGCTGAGAGTACTGAGTCGGACGCGTTCCGGGAAAGAAATTCGACGGCTGGCGTATGCGTTCCCCCGGATGTCCATTCACGACCTGTTCATAGTACCATGGCTGAAAACACAGAAGGCCTTGCCGAGCGCGGGAATGAGATTTTTGAGCGGCTCGTGCGTCCGCAGGTCGACGCTGAAGAGGACGCCCAGAAGTACGTCGCGATCGACACCGAGTCCGAAGACTTCGAGGTGGACCGTGATGCGCTTTCCGCAGTCGACCGTTTGGAAGAGCGTCATTCGGACGTCCGGGGACGGATCTGGCTTCGACGGGTAGGAAGCCGGGCTGCCCATCATTTCGGGGGGCGTTTTCTAAGCGACGCATTTGACTAACCCCCCCAATGGTGTGAGGGTTAGCTCAGAGTAGCTGCTTCTTGCCCTCTCCCTGCGAGAAGTGTCCATTTTGGCTTGACTCAAAATGGACGAAAAGGTCAAGGCTGTGAACAAATCGGCTGAGGCCTTTCGGCCTCCACTGAAATTCGGCAAACTCCCGCTCTTCCCTTCCGTCAGAGCGCTCGGGCATGCCGAATTTCAGACGTTTCGTCCTCAGGGCCTCCGAGACACCGATTTCTTCGAGGCCGCTTGGCTTCGATTCTATGGCGGGGGGCGAATGCCATCAGACGAAAGCGGCTTAATTCTACAATGTTGACTGATCCCCTGTTGTCTCTTCATCCAGAGAGTGGGAATCACCCTGCTGTCGGAGCAAACGGAATGAGCGACCGCTCGCACATCTTCGTTGCCGAACGGGACTGATCCGCAACGGCAGCAGCGATCACGCCCCCAGCGGGGCCAGCGACGATACGTCCCCCAGCGCCGCTTCGAGGCGCCGTCCCGCCGCGAGCAGGTCAGCGTCCGTTCCCCGCCGGGCGTGCACCTGCAGGCCGATGGGGCGCCCGTCCGACGACCGGCCGGCGGGCAGCGTGAGGATGGGATGGCCCGTCACGGCGGTCGGGCAGTTGTAGGGGGCGATGGGAAGGGCGTAGGGGACCGAGACGCCCTCGATGTCGAGGTCGGCCCCGGTGCGGCGGTGCGTGAAGGCCGGGGTGGCGGCCACAGGCGTGATCCACAGGTCCCAGTCCCGGAAGAACATGTCGAGCGTGTCGGCGAGCGTGTCCCTGCGGGTGAGCGCGTCGAAGTAGCCGCGGGGATGCAGGGCGGCGCCCGTCGCCATCCGCCCGGCGAGGAAGCCGTACTGCGATCGGACGTACCCCTGCCACACCAGCTGCCGGAGCGGCGCCGTGCGCAGGGGGGCGGGCAGGCCCGCCGTCAGCTCGAAGCCCTGGATGCGGGCCCAGGTGTCGAACGCGTCCTCGATGTCGAACGGAGCGGGCCGGCGCTTTACCTCGCACCCGGCGGCGCGCCAGGCCGCGACGGCGTCGCGGAGCACGCGCTGCGTGTCGGTGTCGACGGGCACGCCGCCCAGCTCGGGCGTTACGGCGACGCGCAGGGCCTCGGCGGGGGGCGTGGGGGCGTCGACCGCGTCCGCCGAGCCCGAGAGCGCGGCCCACCCCAGCTGCAGGTCCTCCACGGTGCGGGCCATCGGCCCGGCCACGGCGATGTGGCGCACGGTGGCCGGGCGGTCGGGCGGCCGGATGCCGCGCAGCGGGCCGGTCTCGGTGGGGCGCAGGCCGGCCACGCCGCAGAAGTGGGACGGCACGCGGATGGACCCGGCCACGTCGGCGCCCAGCTCCAGGGGCGACAGGCCCGCCGCGAGGGCCGCCGCGGAGCCGCCCGAGCTGCCACCGGGCGTACAGTCGAGCGCCCATGGGTTGTTGGCACGGCCAAAATTTGGATGGTCGCACTGCCAGTCGTAGGCCGCCAGGGGCAGGTTCGTCTTGCCCATCAGGACGCCCCCGGCCTCTTTCAGGCGCACCACCTGCGGGGCGTCCCCGGCGGGCACAAAGTCGGCGTAGTGGGGCAGCGCGTAGGTCGTGCGCAGGCCGGCGGTCGAGAACTGGTCCTTGACGGTGAACGGGACGCCGTGGAGGGGGCCCCACACCTCGTCCCGGGCCAGGGCCGCGTCGGCGGCCTCCGCCCGGGCGCGGGCCCGCTCCGCGTTCAGCGTCACCACGGCGTTGACGGCCGGATTTTGGCGCTCGATGCGGTCCAGGTGCGCCTTCAGTACCTCGACGGCAGAGACCTCGCGGGCACGAATGCGACGGGCCAACTCGGCGGCGGAGCAGGACGTGAGGTCGGGCACGTTGCGGGACACGAGGAGGCAAAAACCGACGAACCCCTGCTCGTACGGGGGGACGGGCCGCGAGATTCCGTTCGGCCTCCGAACTGCCGGCGCGGCCCAAAAATAAGGACCCGAAGCCCCCGGTCAACCGTCGACCGGGGCACTTCGGGGCCCCACCGCTCGAAAAGTCTGTATGGATGCGTGCAGCCGTCTTCGATGAACGTTGGGCCGCCGGCCGCCCGGGGACACCGCAGAAGCTGGATTCATAAGCATACACGCCATTTTCGGCCAGCGCAAGGAGGCTTCGACGAATGGGGACTGCGGTCGATGAGCGGAAGAATGGCCCGACGAACGATGAGCCCCGGGCGCAGTCGCGGCTCGTCTTTTGACCTTCCCTCGTGGTCGAGGGCGGGACGACGGATGGCCCCGGCCGTGACGCCTACCCAGCGAAGCCCCGCCCCGCTCATTGAAGGGACCCATCTCCCCGCCGGTGCCGGCATGCCGACCCCGTCACGTGGTGCCGACGCCCCTCCGGACCTGACGGCCCACTCGACCCGTTTGTGAACCCTTCCGTTTGAGCCGACACCCTCCCGACGATCTTCCCCCGACGATGTCTCGGAGACACGCCTACTGGATTTGTCAGTTCGGCGGGTGGACCGGATACTCGGTGATGCGCCTCACCCTGTACTCGTTCTTCCAGACCATTACCTGGAAGTGGGGCGTGTCGTACGTCGTGTTCATTGCGGCAGGGGTGCTGTACACCCATCTTTACCGGCACCTCGCGAAGCGCCGCGGGTGGACGCAGATGTCGCTGGGCCAGTTGGCGCCCCGCGTCGTGGGGGCGACCCTCACGGTCGCCCTCCTGTTGCACCTCACGACGGACGGCGTGGGGCGCTACGTGCTGGAGCTGGACTTCTACGAGGAGGTCCAATCGGAAATCGGGATGCTGTTGGCCTCCGTGGTGAACATGTGGATTCTGCTGATGCTGTGGTCGCTCATCTACTTCGGCGTCCACTACTTCTGGAGCTACCGGCAGGCCGAGGTGGACAAGTGGAAGCTGGAGGCCCAGGCCGAGACGGCCCGGCTCAAGGCCCTGAAGCTGCAGCTGAACCCCCACTTCTTCTTCAACAGCCTCAACAGCGTCCGGGCCCTCATCGCCGAAGATCCGGACGGGGCACAGCGCATGGTGACGCGTCTGGCCCGCCTGCTCCGGAGCACCCTTCAGGCCGACGACATGAAAACCGTACCGCTGGAGGAGGAGCTGTCGACCGTGCGCACGTACCTGAAGCTCGAGAAGGTGCGCTTCGAGGACCGGCTCCGTCACCGAATTGAGGTGGACGACGAGGCACGATCCCACCCGGTCCCGTTCATGCTGGTGCAGACGCTCGTGGAGAACGGGATCAAGCACGGGGTGGCGTGCTGCCAGGAGGGCGGCGTCATCACGGTCCGGGGCAGGGTGGTGGACGGGGCCCTTCACATCCGCGTGACCAATCCCGGGACCCTCGATACGGAAGAGGGCGGAACTGGGCTGGAGAATGCCCGCGAGCGCCTGCGGCTGCTCTTCGGGACGGAGGCGTCGCTGACCGTAGAAAATGCGGACGCCGAGACCGTCTCCGCGACCGCGGTGCTTCCGGTCCGGACCGTCCCCGAATCGCCCGTGGTGCAGAGGGAGGTCCCCCTTGCGGCCCGCGACTGACCAGAGAACGAAGCCCGGCTCCGACCTGCTGCACAACCGCACAACCCCGTAGCAACCGGCATGGCGTCTTCCCCTGTGCTCCGTACCCTCATCGTGGACGACGAGCGCCTGGCGCGCCGAGAGCTTCGGCGCCTGCTGGGGCCCCACGAGGCCGTGACGGTGGCCGGCGAGGCCGCCAACGCCGACGCGGCGGAGGCCGCCGTTCAGGAGGAGAATCCCGACCTGCTGCTGCTCGACGTGCAGATGCCGGGCGACAGCGGGTTCGACCTGCTGACGCGGCTCGACGCGGTGCCGCATGTTGTGTTCGTGACCGCCTACGACGAGTATGCCATCCGCGCCTTCAAGGTCAACGCGCTGGACTACCTCGTGAAGCCGGTGGAGCCGGAGCGCCTGGCGCAGGCGATCGAGACGGTGCAGGCGCGGGCCGCGGGGCCGCAGGCCGTGGGGGCGGAGGGCGAGGCGCCCCAAGCCCCCCTCACGGCCGAAGACCAGGTGTTCGTGAAGGACGGGGAGCGGTGCTGGTTTGTGCAGCTGGCGGACGTGCGCCTGTTTGAGGCGGCGGGGAACTACACGCGGCTCTACTTCGACGGGGAGGAGCCGCTCACCCATCGCTCCCTCAGCTACCTCGAGGATCGGCTCGACCCCGACCGCTTTTTCCGGGCCAGCCGCCAGCACATCCTCAACCTGCGGTGGGTCGCCGACGTGACGCCGTGGGCGACGGACAAGCTGAAGGCCACGCTCGAGGACGGGATGGAGGTGGAGCTCTCCCGCCGCCGCTCGAAGCAGTTCCGCGAGCAACTGAGTCTCTAACTCCTCTGGTGCAGTCCGCCCCGACGTGGTGTGCCGAGGAAAAGCATCCGGCCTTGTTCGACATGAGAGTCGGGGAACGGAAGAAAGGAAGCACGGGAGATGCCGGCCGATTGAACGTCGGCGCCGCACCGACTGGAGAACCGTCTCCACCCGTGCCTCATCCCCTGTGCCCCATTCCTTGTGGAGGCAGGCCTCTCATTTGTCCCTTGTCTCGTTCTCCGACCCGCCTCCCTCTCCTCTCACCCGCGCCCCCATTCTCCCTTTCGCCCTTCCACATAAGCACGCGATGACGCCCCGCACCGTCCTCTGTTGCGCTGCGCTTCTGGCCGTCACGACGCTCTCCGCACAGGCCCAGAGCTTCAGCACGGTGACCGGCCGCAATCACCCCGAGATCGACTGGCGTGTGGCGACGACGGAGCACTTCGAGATCGTCCACCCCGCCCGCCTCGGCGACATCGCCGCCGAGGCCGCGCCGATCGCGGAGGCGACCTACGACACGCTCTCGGCCACCCTGGACGTGGCGTTCGACGATCGGATCCGTGTCTATCTGGGCGACCAGGACGGCATCGTCAATGGCTTTGCGGTCCCGTTCGGCACCGGCTATACCGACATCTGGGTCCATGCCAACGACTGGGCCGCCTCTTTCTCTGGGACGTCCACGTGGCTCCGTCTCGTGCTCGCCCACGAGCTGACGCACCTCTTTCACTACGAGGCGGCACGGTCGGGCCTGGGCGTCTGGGCGCTCGCGCTCGGCGGCTCGTTCCCGCGCGTCTGGACGGAGGGCCTCGCGCAGTACCAGGCCGAGACGTGGAACGCCCAGCGGGGCGAGCGCTGGCTCCGCGCCGCCGTCCTCGACGACGCCCTCGCCTACGACGACGGCCGGTCGCTCCGGAACGGGCGCCTCCTCTACGCCTCCGGCCACAGCCAGGTGCGCTACTTCGCCCAGCAGCACGGCGACTCGACGCTCACGGACCTGCTCCATCACAAGACGGACGTGCTGTTCGGGCTCGCCGAGGTGCACGACTTTGAGGCGGCGTTTCGGGCGGCCGCCGGGCAGTCCTACGAGACGTTCTACGAGCAGTGGCGGCGCGACGTGAACGTCTACTACAACACGCTCGCCGGCCAGCTCGAAACGCTCGACTCGCTCCAGACCGACACGCTCGCGGTGCCGGGGCGGTACGTGGACGGCCTGGCATACAGCCCCGACACGTCGCGCATCGCCGCGCTCACCCAGCATTCGCCGGCCCGGCCGGTGCGCCGCCTGCATGTGATCGACCCGTCGACCGGGGCCGTGACGAGGGGGGCGGAAGGCGCGATCGAGCCGCCCGTGGCGTGGCATCCCAGCGGCGAGCGGATCGCGTTTAGCCGGCGGACGCGGGCCGCGCACGGCTCGCTCGTGGACGACGTGTTCGTGGTCGATGCGGACGGGACCGACGAGCGCCGCCTCACACACGGCCGCCGCACCTCGGCCCCCACGTTTGGGCCGGGCGGGGACCGCCTCGCGTTCGTGGCCACCGAGGGCGGCACGGCCAATGTCTACCTGCGGGCCCTGAAGACGGGCGGGACGACGCGGGTGACGGACTACGAGGGCGACGTGCAGATCACGGCGCTCCGGTGGCACCCCACGCAGGACACCCTGGCCTTCGCCCGCGTTTCCGAGGCCGAGCGTGAACTGGTCCTCTACGACCTGGACACGGGGGCGTCGACCGCCCTCACCGATCCCGGCGTGGACGACCGGCGGCCCGTGTGGAGCCCCGACGGCTCGCAGCTGGCCTACACCTCCCTTCGCGACGGCGTCCCCAACGCCTTCGTCTACGACCCGTCCACCCACACGCACCGCCGCGCCACCCACCTCGTCCGCGGCGCCACGGTGCACGACTGGGTGCCCGCCGACTCGGCCTTCGGGGCCGAGTCGAGCCGTGCCGCTCCGGAGGGGGCGCTCGTGACCTCTACGGCCCTCTCGAAGGCGCGCGACGGGGCCTTCCGCATCCCCGCCCCCCGCACGGCGCGGTCCCCCGAGCCCGCGGTGCCGGGGCAGTACGACGACTGGACGACGACCCGGCCGCCCCGCACCATCCCGCAGCAATTGGCCCCCGATCCCTCGCTCATTGAGTCTCAGGGCGACTACGACGCCCTCTCCAACCTCACGCACCGGGCGTCAGGGGCGCTGCCGTACTACACGTCCACCGACAATTTTGGCATTGCGGGGGTGACATCCTGGACCGAGCCGCTGGGCACACACACGTTCAACGCGGCCGGCAGCGTCTCCGTCACCGACCCGGACGAGAAGAGCGAGGTCGTGGCGACGTACCTGAACCGGCAGCTACGCCCCACGATTGGCCTCAGCCTGTTTAGCGCCTCCTCGTCGGCCCGCATCTACGGAAACGACCTGCTCGTGGAGGACCGAACGGGGGGCGCCCTCACGGTGCGGTGGCCGCTCGACTGGCGCGTGGCGCCCTACGTCTCGACCTCGTTTTCCACCCGACTGCGCTACGCCGACCTTGACCCGCTCGACCCGGACGATTTTGCGGCCCTCGGGCCCCTCTCGCCCCCTCAGGCCG
This window encodes:
- a CDS encoding type IV toxin-antitoxin system AbiEi family antitoxin domain-containing protein; the encoded protein is MPDTNTDRLLSLADKRGILRTREVEDEGIPRQSLSRFVDRGDLVRIGRGLYRRPDHEVTAHHSLAVAAKRVPKGTVCLLSALQFHGLTTQNPLDVWLAIGHKDREPSVDAVSLRIVRMSGEARTKGVETHEIEGVSVPIYEPAKTVADCFKYRSCMGLDVALEALRDFHDQGGSIDVLWHYADLCRVQTVIRSYMEAVTS
- a CDS encoding Fic family protein, producing the protein MTESRPPTDTVSLDEYESGRYVLQGSYEAFIPSSVNHGWAWDDPRINTLLEEATRALGELNAFSRIVPDVDLFIRLHVVKEATDSSRIEGTRTEVEEAIRPEEEVDPDRRDDWREVQNYVQALREAIDALDTLPLSTRLLKQTHRTLMQGVRGQNRQPGAYRRSQNWIGASLDDAVYVPPPHHEIDRLMSDLEMFWHNESVQVPRLIRIAISHYQFETIHPFLDGNGRIGRLLIPLYLIRHGLLNKPSLYLSSYIERHRAAYYDALMTVRASDDLGHWIRFFLVAVRETARQGCDTFEDLLSLRERVEEQITTLGRKAANARTLLTRLYQEPYVRSAKNVAEHLDVTPKTARSLLQDLEDLGILEETTGKQRNRRYVFAEYVALFQR
- a CDS encoding amidase, yielding MPDLTSCSAAELARRIRAREVSAVEVLKAHLDRIERQNPAVNAVVTLNAERARARAEAADAALARDEVWGPLHGVPFTVKDQFSTAGLRTTYALPHYADFVPAGDAPQVVRLKEAGGVLMGKTNLPLAAYDWQCDHPNFGRANNPWALDCTPGGSSGGSAAALAAGLSPLELGADVAGSIRVPSHFCGVAGLRPTETGPLRGIRPPDRPATVRHIAVAGPMARTVEDLQLGWAALSGSADAVDAPTPPAEALRVAVTPELGGVPVDTDTQRVLRDAVAAWRAAGCEVKRRPAPFDIEDAFDTWARIQGFELTAGLPAPLRTAPLRQLVWQGYVRSQYGFLAGRMATGAALHPRGYFDALTRRDTLADTLDMFFRDWDLWITPVAATPAFTHRRTGADLDIEGVSVPYALPIAPYNCPTAVTGHPILTLPAGRSSDGRPIGLQVHARRGTDADLLAAGRRLEAALGDVSSLAPLGA
- a CDS encoding sensor histidine kinase codes for the protein MSRRHAYWICQFGGWTGYSVMRLTLYSFFQTITWKWGVSYVVFIAAGVLYTHLYRHLAKRRGWTQMSLGQLAPRVVGATLTVALLLHLTTDGVGRYVLELDFYEEVQSEIGMLLASVVNMWILLMLWSLIYFGVHYFWSYRQAEVDKWKLEAQAETARLKALKLQLNPHFFFNSLNSVRALIAEDPDGAQRMVTRLARLLRSTLQADDMKTVPLEEELSTVRTYLKLEKVRFEDRLRHRIEVDDEARSHPVPFMLVQTLVENGIKHGVACCQEGGVITVRGRVVDGALHIRVTNPGTLDTEEGGTGLENARERLRLLFGTEASLTVENADAETVSATAVLPVRTVPESPVVQREVPLAARD
- a CDS encoding LytTR family DNA-binding domain-containing protein; this encodes MASSPVLRTLIVDDERLARRELRRLLGPHEAVTVAGEAANADAAEAAVQEENPDLLLLDVQMPGDSGFDLLTRLDAVPHVVFVTAYDEYAIRAFKVNALDYLVKPVEPERLAQAIETVQARAAGPQAVGAEGEAPQAPLTAEDQVFVKDGERCWFVQLADVRLFEAAGNYTRLYFDGEEPLTHRSLSYLEDRLDPDRFFRASRQHILNLRWVADVTPWATDKLKATLEDGMEVELSRRRSKQFREQLSL